In Trichoderma breve strain T069 chromosome 4, whole genome shotgun sequence, the following proteins share a genomic window:
- a CDS encoding mitochondrial ribosomal subunit s27 domain-containing protein: MSVPRARLLDLMKAQCQVFATTFNPEGIRMGNKVLRQRLKGPALAAYYPRKLASIKDVKREFGPVLATWDDAEEDRFEYIEELKQRGKSAPKKKKGPPAPTPGKKR, from the exons ATGAGTGTCCCTCGTGCGCGGTTGTTAGACTTGATGAAG GCGCAATGCCAAGTATTCGCCACGACGTTCAACCCTGAGGGGATTCGCATGGGCAACAAGGTCCTGCGACAGCGACTCAAAGGCCCTGCGCTCGCCGCTTACTACCCCCGGAAGCTGGCGTCGATTAAGGATGTGAAGCGAGAGTTTGGTCCAGTGCTTGCCACGTGGGACGACGCCGAGGAAGATCGATTCGAGTACATTGAAGA GCTTAAGCAGCGTGGAAAGAGTgcaccaaagaagaagaagggtcCTCCTG CTCCCACCCCCGGAAAGAAGCGATAA
- a CDS encoding ribonuclease III domain-containing protein: MHKRRNASPGDHWAKRHQTGDPRKNDEFVNSAEPSNQALASLAEQADELVDCLQALKRQFSQSKNPAELQLGNVKSRLSRLTKQLLPSFQILGSLEEPEPEAPQPIVETTPVASVVTHDTSSIPLLSNIRVTPWTSSEIQQEWPPLPPILDPKLKEEVFTHPGLGLKYNYERLEWLGDAYLELIASSLIHQTFTQLRSGACSQLRERLIRNVTLAEYFRHYDMSQWAKLPGAFGDYKGHGRGRSKDKDLVKTQADMFEAYVAAVILSDSQQGLTKVVEWLKTLWGRTIKEDIYKAEAAKKRSEGQSATAEVTSSTAKQRLSVKIVTKGVTIDYKDLPGEKKDKNLGLPLFTVGAYLTGYGEVGRLLAVGTALSKKDAGQKAAETALQNKRLIQAYEEKKRQYMQARDGDSVLNSLLSEW, encoded by the exons ATGCATAAGCGACGAAATGCATCCCCAGGGGACCACTGGGCAAAGCGGCATCAGACGGGGGATCCGAGAAAAAACGACGAATTTGTCAATAGCGCCGAGCCATCAAATCAAGCGTTGGCATCGCTTGCAGAACAAGCAGATGAGCTCGTAGATTGTCTCCAAGCCTTGAAGCGCCAGTTCTCACAGAGCAAGAACCCTGCAGAGCTCCAGCTCGGAAATGTAAAATCACGACTGTCTCGATTGacgaagcagctgcttccTTCATTTCAGATCCTCGGCTCTCTTGAAGAGCCTGAACCTGAGGCTCCACAGCCCATAGTTGAGACAACACCAGTG GCATCAGTAGTCACCCATGACACTTCTAGCATACCATTGCTCTCCAATATCAGGGTAACACCATGGACCTCATCAGAGATTCAGCAAGAATGGCCGCCTTTACCTCCTATTTTGGACCCTAAACTCAAAGAAGAAGTATTCACACACCCAGGGCTTGGGTTGAAGTACAACTATGAGCGCCTAGAATGGCTAGGCGATGCATATCTCGAACTTATCGCGAGCTCTCTCATTCACCAAACATTCACACAGCTGCGTTCTGGGGCTTGCTCTCAACTCCGCGAGAGATTGATTCGAAATGTCACTCTCGCCGAGTACTTTCGACATTATGATATGTCTCAGTGGGCCAAGCTTCCGGGTGCCTTTGGTGATTACAAGGGCCATGGGCGAGGCAGGTCAAAGGATAAAGACTTGGTGAAGACACAGGCCGACATGTTTGAAGCCTATGTCGCAGCTGTAATTCTCTCGGATTCTCAACAAGGCCTCACGAAAGTGGTAGAGTGGCTAAAAACACTCTGGGGCAGGACTATCAAGGAAGATATCTACAAAGccgaagcagcaaaaaagcGATCAGAAGGTCAATCAGCAACTGCGGAGGTGACAAGCTCAACTGCAAAGCAGCGGCTGAGCGTGAAAATCGTAACCAAGGGGGTTACGATTGACTACAAGGATCTCcctggcgagaagaaggacaaaaATCTCGGACTACCTCTGTTTACTGTTGGAGCATATCTTACCGGCTACGGCGAGGTTGGAAGACTATTGGCAGTTGGCACAGCCCTAAGCAAAAAGGACGCTGGCCAAAAAGCTGCTGAGACGGCATTGCAGAACAAGCGACTGATCCAGGCATacgaggaaaagaagaggcagtaTATGCAAGCTAGAGACGGCGATTCGGTTTTGAACAGCCTTTTATCTGAGTGGTGA